In a single window of the Dreissena polymorpha isolate Duluth1 chromosome 3, UMN_Dpol_1.0, whole genome shotgun sequence genome:
- the LOC127873828 gene encoding peroxidasin homolog pxn-2-like — protein sequence MISAALWLLVCVALAPGGRANPASPVRDVVAHAVKISHFRTKSGGTTSNFGCPLRNVHQRQRPTDAASDRSMTTMMTAARILREEGFSLEDLQSEAVVSEFSRLLTDLPGCPNTTVMCNADDRFRSINGTCNNLNNPTWGMAGAAQRRLLPAAYDDGLNLPRSLGIDGKPLPFARKVSNAVHRGSQQLKSPKLTLQAFQFGQFLDHDLIITPLSNAVDDCCANNDDLDNCFNINFAEDDPYLARFKAGYCMEVPRSSGVNCKSPADATVNQRQQINDITSYIDASNVYGSSDERLSSLRDGTTPFLKVALGADGPRLPNGDDRTCRSDAANGIHCGLAGDVRVNVYPTLMSYHNVFMLEHNRLAQRLRRDIPNDEEAFQQTRKLLIGIMQKIVYDEFLPSFLSPEAMKKYQLSSSNMYKYDSKLDATIANPFGIAYRMGHSWIPTLVSVYTKDFKLFFQQFLNETFFDPTLTYIESVNGAPSGMKGLAYAMSALESSETDRTIEDVARNTLFVNPVADTSFDLASLNIQRGRDHGLPSYNEYRKYCGLSEVTSWSTSAALGGLVNHDADAIIKLEAAGYSSPKDIDLFPGALSEKPVPGGDLGPTMECIIGDQFHRAKFGDRFFYQNRGTGFNEAQQAAIQKYSLASLLCRNYQFDKVQFPNVFRLADPLKRCHDINDLDIGPFRPSTGGGDGGNDGHGDRGGGHEHHPRRTLNDIIDEIFEQQE from the exons ATGATCAGCGCAGCCCTATGGCTGCTGGTGTGTGTGGCGCTCGCCCCGGGGGGTCGGGCCAATCCTGCCTCACCAGTGAGGGACGTCGTTGCCCATGCGGTGAAGATAAGCCATTTTCGTACAAAGAGTG GCGGCACCACTAGCAATTTCGGATGCCCGCTACGAAACGTTCACCAACGACAGCGCCCCACCGACGCCGCCTCCGACAGGTCGATGACAACCATGATGACCGCCGCGCGCATTCTCCGGGAAGA GGGCTTCAGTTTAGAAGATCTTCAAAGTGAGGCTGTGGTGTCGGAGTTCTCTCGCCTTCTCACCGACCTTCCTGGATGTCCTAACACGACGGTCATGTGCAACGCCGACGACAGATTTCGGTCCATTAATGGCACGTGCAACAATCTGAACAACCCCACTTGGGGAATGGCGGGAGCGGCCCAGCGGCGTCTACTTCCGGCAGCATATG ATGACGGGTTGAACCTCCCCCGGTCGCTGGGTATTGATGGAAAGCCTCTTCCGTTCGCGCGAAAGGTCAGCAACGCAGTCCACAGGGGTTCGCAGCAGCTAAAGTCGCCGAAATTGACCTTACAAGCCTTTCAGTTTGGTCAATTCCTAGACCACGACTTAATAATAACCCCGCTGAGCAATG CCGTGGATGATTGCTGCGCAAATAACGACGA TCTCGACAATTGCTTCAACATCAACTTTGCCGAAGATGACCCTTACTTGGCTCGGTTCAAGGCCGGATACTGCATGGAGGTCCcgaggtcatctggggtcaattGCAAGTCACCAG cTGACGCAACTGTAAATCAGCGTCAGCAGATCAACGATATAACGTCATACATCGACGCTTCCAACGTCTACGGCTCTTCTGACGAGCGACTCTCGTCCTTGCGAGATGGGACTACAC cGTTCTTGAAGGTCGCCCTGGGCGCAGATGGGCCTCGTCTACCGAACGGTGATGATAGAACGTGCCGTTCTGACGCGGCAAATGGGATACACTGCGGCCTCGCTG GTGATGTTCGCGTCAACGTATATCCTACTCTGATGTCATACCACAACGTGTTCATGCTCGAACACAATCGTCTAGCGCAGCGTCTGCGCCGAGATATTCCAAATGATGAGGAAGCGTTCCAGCAGACGAGAAAACTTTTGATCGGAATCATGCAAAAGATCGTTTACGACGAATTTCTCCCATCGTtcctttcaccggaagcgatgaaGAAGTATCAACTTTCCAGTTCGAATATGTACAAATACGACTCGAAACTGGATGCCACCATCGCCAACCCTTTTGGAATAGCGTATCG CATGGGGCACTCATGGATCCCCACGTTAGTGTCAGTTTACACAAAGGACTTCAAATTGTTCTTTCAACAATTCTTGAACGAGACTTTCTTTGACCCGACCTTGACCTACATCGAGTCTGTGAACGGAGCTCCATCTGGGATGAAGGGACTTGCGTACGCGATGTCGGCCCTCGAGTCATCCGAAACAGATAG AACCATTGAAGACGTCGCGCGCAACACGCTGTTCGTCAACCCCGTAGCCGATACTTCCTTCGATCTGGCATCCTTGAACATCCAGAGAGGTCGCGACCACGGACTCCCCTCCTACAACGAGTACCGGAAGTACTGTGGGCTGTCGGAAGTTACGTCATGGAGCACCTCAGCTGCGCTTGGAGGACTTGTTAATCATGACGCTGACGCAATCATAAAGCTCGAGGCGGCAGGATACAG TTCTCCAAAAGACATAGACCTTTTCCCCGGGGCCCTGAGCGAGAAGCCTGTCCCAGGTGGAGACCTTGGACCAACCATGGAGTGCATCATTGGAGACCAGTTCCACAGAGCAAAGTTCGGAGACAGATTCTTCTATCAGAATCGAGGGACAGGATTTAACGAAG CGCAACAGGCCGCCATTCAGAAGTACAGCCTGGCCTCTCTGCTTTGTAGAAACTACCAATTCGACAAGGTCCAGTTCCCGAACGTCTTCAGACTCGC CGATCCACTTAAACGCTGCCATGACATCAATGACCTCGATATTGGGCCCTTCCGTCCGTCGACTGGCGGCGGGGACGGCGGTAACGATGGACATGGTGACAGAGGCGGTGGACACGAGCACCATCCCCGACGAACCTTAAACGACATTATTGACGAGATCTTTGAACAACAAGAGTAG